Proteins encoded together in one Labeo rohita strain BAU-BD-2019 chromosome 21, IGBB_LRoh.1.0, whole genome shotgun sequence window:
- the LOC127153084 gene encoding uncharacterized protein LOC127153084 — protein sequence MVLKKGMEAYKKDGSLLNVQTVKRDVNEHLVKAIHTYTSYPSGIQVASVAEALIRKYPCLKEPGSFSGFYGWQMSLKYKMADYRRRLSKFGFPEVACNTLQKKNPEDRKPAKNVKKPRKAEVNYLPPYPAGENQDSLDQERVQLLTEVKKRDNAVVVKEKMSKTFALRRHEVVELCPTVAEFKDRWPALFDILQINEEFRRITTLHLEPTFIKMLDYYTPKLFTIFSCKGGALGQILKKKMGAIQQTSHQNIEETRDVVLRCLVNYLGEKEEDLIQEYNCDNEDVQQSLLQHVMKIAVCKKDDQEDFSIVLEGVQVMTGLGNLTRACAILLGFTYALNLTYPKQLRNTFEAFQKLFLELDVCRLSPKLQSLKNKLVC from the exons ATGGTTCTCAAAAAGGGCATGGAGGCTTACAAGAAAGACGGCAGCCTTCTAAATGTTCAAACTGTGAAGAGGGATGTAAATGAGCATTTAGTAAAGGCTATTCATACCTACACATCATATCCTTCTGGGATTCAGGTTGCCAGTGTTGCTGAAGCACTTATCCGAAAATATCCATGTCTGAAGGAACCAGGCAGTTTTTCTGGCTTTTATGGATGGCAGATGAGCCTAAAGTACAAGATGGCAGATTATAGAAGACGACTCAGTAAGTTTGGTTTTCCTGAGGTTGCATGTAAcacactgcaaaagaagaaccCTGAAGACAGGAAACctgcaaaaaatgtcaaaaaacctCGTAAAGCGGAAGTGAATTACTTACCACCATACCCAGCAGGTGAAAATCAGGACAGTTTAGATCAAGAGAGGGTTCAACTCCTGACTGAAGTGAAAAAGCGGGACAATGCAGTTGTGgtgaaagaaaaaatgtcaaaaacctTTGCTCTCCGAAGACATGAGGTGGTTGAATTGTGCCCGACTGTTGCAGAATTTAAAGATCGCTGGCCTGCTCTGTTTGACATTCTCCAG aTTAATGAAGAGTTCAGGAGAATTACTACTCTGCACCTTGAGCCAACATTTATTAAGATGTTGGATTACTACACTCCTaaacttttcacaatattttccTGCAAAGGAGGAGCACTCGGACAgattttgaagaagaaaatgggTGCCATACAGCAG ACCTCACATCAAAACATAGAAGAGACAAGAGATGTTGTCCTCCGTTGCTTGGTCAATTACTTGGGTGAAAAGGAGGAAGACCTCATCCAGGAGTACAAT tgtgACAATGAGGATGTGCAGCAAAGTCTACTGCAGCATGTAATGAAAATTGCTGTCTGCAAGAAGGATGACCAGGAGGACTTTAGCATTGTCTTGGAGGGTGTGCAAGTCATGACTGGCTTGGGAAATCTGACTAGAGCCTGCGCAATTCTTCTTGGATTCACATATGCACTAAACCTCACCTATCCCAAACAACTGAGGAATACGTTTGAGGCCTTTCAGAAGCTCTTCCTGGAACTGGATGTTTGCAGGCTTTCCCCCAAATTACAGTCTCTCAAAAACAAACTTGTGTGTTAG